The Sphingobacterium bambusae genome includes a window with the following:
- a CDS encoding DNA repair ATPase — protein MQENNEVTATNNSLDAGAYEIIRKRLLTQKDELSTRLQTLNQARKEIFNATSFVLKANQRITTDNNCVARGIIALENVCIFGYNVHFGLRSEIKLEDVFSIYLFENNQFIPQTLDLIHDAAFMADYQNLYKYYRDSIFARFRRTENYLYMIFQTSKKATDLKAFKWLIKDGKLHYQDDRSIHEVRLPDQFEFEWTKTGLEDRRLGKFPHVSILDKVFIEALHGDITFKVEDNTDSGKGIFSEKVTNLDQQLDDAEYHYADLGNLIAIRIKPYQEEFRAYVFNQRTKEVVNLKSLNDSAILLPDNQGIIFSNGYYLQNGTHKLFDGGLENVTFLRKIASPNGEDFLYVFTQTESNTYILMSYNIIQQAVETPIICNGFTIFQDGSLTYFRTEAEATRHHQVQIWDTPYMAVLKENEEKKNDPLYKVGNKQIVQAMAEAQEVIQLLYKEDSYEGLYEDILKKSTSLLDSYFWIEDEALKNLGQPLKQIREVANTAIDEFVKVQAQRKHAEERLSAAKKKLEELQFTVNSTTITQLDQLVNQLADARRNLGEVIELKSVRYVDLEQIEKILVHLNDIIEELSQKTISFLLKDDALNSYEARVVEQRKLVEAIQKAFDAKAIEENNLAISTELELLIDILHSLKIDDATQTTQIVEKISVIFASLNEVRAQLTRKLQSLKSKEATAEFSAQLTLLEQSVTNYLELSSSAEKVEEYYTKILVQLEELESRFSEFDDFALKIADKRDEIIKAFNSKREQLIEQINKRSIALEQIGLRVLKNIENKSNTFKSREEILSFYAADLMIDKVRQLVAELKGLNDVSKAENLENLLKKSQEDALRTLRDKSELYVDGENIIALGKHKFTVNKQSLSLTLVRRNEELFYHLTGTSFYQKVRNDEFLAYADIWDQELISENKTVYRGEYLAYKAFLASQETSDFDAESYITQTVEQQYSESYMKGVHNIDALAIFHALEKLDKKLELLRYEGSLRASAQLFYNHLPEEERLRLARLIQSTHRVLKAFPTSTHYQSAITEITKQFLAKPTQTGGTTVEASELATYLFETFTRYGKFALAEQADHLRQEFLRFLGEKKAQKDFESDVQSSHFDLTDRFYLALNWLHSYVDQQKNAEQLKHLISETAAALLFPNDNYQLVFAHEDIHIENLKGNHPALENGSYSIPYHDFIKKLSKFAKEDVPRYGAFTKLKEQISKTYEKELKINEFEPKILTSFVRNKLINEVYFPLIGNNLAKQLGAAGDNKRTARMGMLLLISPPGYGKTTLMEYLAKTMGLHFVKVNGPTIGHHITSIDPVEAKTSGEREELKKVNLAFEMADNVMLYLDDIQHLSAEFLQKFISLADGQRKIDGIFDGESKTYDLRGKRFCIVMAGNPYTESGAKFQIPDMLANRADVYNLGDVIGDTEHLFNLSLVENAAIENSYLAKIAGKSFPDFYALINFVETAAEQLPNLEGNYLKQEIDDFIAVLRHVLTIRDTVVKVNQNYIRSAAMQDSYRTEPPFKMQGSYRNMSKLVAQVVPMMNSKEIEQVILAHYESESQTLTADTESNLLKLKQLAGLQTPTEQTRWAEIIEIFRKNNKHGGLGKDEKVFAQLLSFNENLEGIIKAIQNKD, from the coding sequence ATGCAAGAAAACAACGAAGTAACAGCAACAAACAATAGCCTCGACGCGGGCGCATATGAAATCATCCGTAAGCGATTATTAACGCAGAAAGATGAGTTATCGACGCGGTTGCAAACCCTCAACCAGGCTAGAAAAGAGATTTTCAATGCAACCTCGTTTGTATTGAAGGCAAATCAGCGCATCACCACGGACAACAACTGTGTTGCCCGCGGGATCATTGCCTTGGAGAATGTCTGTATCTTTGGATACAATGTTCACTTTGGCCTTCGCTCAGAGATTAAACTGGAAGATGTTTTCAGCATCTACCTCTTCGAGAACAACCAATTTATTCCGCAGACGCTCGATCTTATCCATGATGCGGCCTTTATGGCCGATTACCAGAACCTCTATAAATATTACCGAGATTCCATATTTGCACGCTTTCGCCGTACCGAGAATTACCTGTATATGATTTTCCAAACGAGCAAGAAAGCGACGGATCTCAAAGCTTTCAAGTGGCTCATAAAAGATGGGAAACTGCACTATCAGGATGATCGAAGCATACATGAAGTACGTCTGCCCGACCAGTTTGAATTTGAATGGACAAAAACTGGTCTTGAAGATCGGCGCTTAGGAAAATTTCCCCACGTATCGATCCTAGACAAAGTTTTTATCGAAGCATTGCATGGCGATATCACGTTCAAGGTCGAGGACAACACCGATAGCGGAAAAGGTATTTTCTCAGAAAAAGTTACCAACCTTGATCAGCAGCTCGATGACGCAGAGTACCACTATGCCGATTTAGGCAATCTAATCGCCATACGCATCAAACCTTATCAGGAAGAATTTCGTGCTTACGTTTTTAATCAGCGCACGAAAGAAGTGGTTAACCTCAAATCCCTGAACGACTCCGCGATCCTACTGCCCGATAACCAAGGTATTATCTTCTCCAATGGCTACTATCTTCAGAATGGCACACACAAGCTCTTCGACGGTGGTCTCGAAAACGTCACCTTCCTACGCAAGATAGCATCCCCGAATGGCGAGGATTTCTTATACGTCTTTACGCAAACGGAAAGCAACACCTACATTCTGATGTCCTACAACATCATTCAACAAGCTGTCGAAACACCCATTATCTGTAATGGCTTCACCATATTTCAAGATGGCAGCCTGACCTATTTCCGCACGGAAGCCGAAGCTACTAGGCACCATCAGGTACAAATTTGGGACACCCCCTACATGGCCGTCCTAAAGGAAAACGAAGAAAAGAAAAATGACCCGCTGTACAAAGTCGGCAACAAGCAGATTGTACAGGCGATGGCCGAAGCACAGGAAGTGATCCAATTGCTGTACAAGGAAGATAGCTACGAAGGTCTCTACGAAGACATTCTGAAGAAATCCACCAGCTTACTGGACTCCTACTTTTGGATTGAAGACGAAGCATTAAAAAACCTTGGCCAGCCACTCAAGCAAATTCGAGAGGTAGCCAACACGGCCATCGACGAGTTCGTTAAAGTACAGGCACAACGCAAACATGCCGAAGAACGACTATCAGCGGCAAAAAAGAAGCTGGAAGAACTACAGTTTACGGTCAATAGCACAACAATTACGCAGCTGGATCAGCTGGTCAACCAACTCGCTGATGCACGCCGTAATTTAGGCGAAGTAATCGAACTAAAAAGCGTTCGCTATGTAGATCTTGAGCAGATCGAAAAAATACTGGTTCACCTAAACGATATCATCGAGGAGTTGTCGCAAAAAACCATCTCGTTCCTCTTAAAAGATGATGCTCTCAACAGCTATGAAGCGCGTGTGGTTGAGCAACGTAAATTGGTCGAAGCTATACAGAAAGCCTTTGATGCGAAAGCGATTGAAGAAAACAACTTGGCTATATCGACCGAATTGGAGTTACTGATTGACATCTTGCATAGCCTCAAGATCGATGACGCCACACAAACAACACAAATTGTAGAAAAGATATCGGTTATCTTTGCCTCCCTCAATGAGGTACGCGCCCAACTGACGCGCAAGCTACAGTCCTTGAAGAGCAAGGAAGCTACGGCTGAATTTTCTGCACAGCTCACTTTGCTGGAACAATCGGTAACCAATTATCTGGAACTTTCTTCATCAGCCGAAAAAGTAGAAGAATATTACACCAAAATTTTGGTGCAACTGGAGGAGCTAGAAAGCCGTTTCTCCGAATTTGACGACTTTGCCCTCAAAATTGCCGATAAGCGCGATGAAATCATCAAAGCCTTCAACAGTAAACGCGAACAGCTTATCGAGCAAATCAATAAGCGCAGCATCGCTCTAGAGCAGATTGGCCTTCGTGTGTTAAAAAACATCGAAAACAAATCCAACACCTTCAAAAGTCGGGAAGAGATCTTGAGCTTTTATGCGGCCGACCTGATGATCGATAAGGTGCGCCAACTCGTCGCGGAACTAAAAGGACTGAACGATGTTTCCAAAGCAGAGAATTTGGAAAACCTGCTCAAGAAATCGCAGGAAGATGCGCTACGAACGCTGCGTGACAAGTCAGAGCTCTACGTGGATGGCGAAAACATTATCGCCCTCGGAAAACATAAATTTACGGTCAACAAGCAGTCGCTGAGCCTTACCTTGGTGAGGAGAAATGAAGAGCTTTTCTACCACCTGACGGGAACAAGTTTCTACCAAAAAGTACGAAATGACGAGTTTTTGGCCTACGCAGACATTTGGGACCAAGAGTTGATCTCGGAAAACAAAACCGTTTACCGCGGGGAGTACCTAGCTTACAAAGCATTTTTGGCATCTCAGGAGACATCCGATTTTGATGCGGAAAGCTACATCACCCAAACGGTGGAACAACAGTACTCGGAAAGCTACATGAAAGGCGTGCACAACATCGATGCATTAGCCATCTTTCACGCACTGGAGAAACTGGACAAGAAGCTGGAACTTCTGCGCTATGAGGGTTCCTTACGGGCTTCAGCACAGCTCTTCTACAATCATCTTCCCGAAGAGGAACGATTGCGTCTGGCGCGTTTGATACAGTCTACGCATCGTGTGTTAAAAGCATTTCCTACTTCCACGCACTACCAATCGGCAATTACGGAAATCACGAAACAGTTTCTTGCAAAACCGACACAAACGGGGGGGACGACTGTTGAAGCCTCCGAGCTAGCAACTTATCTTTTTGAGACCTTTACACGGTATGGAAAGTTCGCCCTCGCCGAGCAGGCCGACCACCTTCGCCAGGAATTTTTACGGTTTTTGGGCGAAAAGAAAGCGCAGAAAGATTTTGAAAGCGATGTGCAAAGCAGTCATTTTGACCTTACGGATCGATTCTATTTGGCACTTAACTGGCTACACTCTTATGTTGATCAGCAAAAAAATGCGGAGCAGCTGAAGCATTTGATCTCGGAAACAGCCGCCGCCCTCCTCTTCCCGAACGATAACTATCAGCTTGTTTTCGCGCACGAGGATATACATATAGAAAATCTCAAAGGCAATCATCCCGCCTTAGAGAACGGAAGCTACAGCATCCCCTACCATGACTTTATCAAAAAACTAAGCAAGTTTGCCAAGGAGGATGTACCACGTTATGGAGCTTTCACCAAGCTAAAAGAACAGATCAGCAAGACCTATGAAAAGGAGTTGAAGATCAACGAATTTGAGCCTAAAATCTTAACCTCGTTTGTCCGTAACAAACTGATTAATGAAGTATATTTTCCGCTGATCGGAAACAACTTGGCAAAGCAACTGGGTGCTGCCGGCGACAACAAACGTACCGCACGCATGGGCATGCTCCTATTGATATCGCCCCCGGGGTATGGAAAAACCACACTGATGGAATACCTCGCAAAAACCATGGGCCTGCATTTTGTCAAGGTCAATGGTCCCACAATCGGTCACCATATCACTTCCATTGATCCCGTCGAGGCAAAAACATCGGGCGAACGCGAAGAGCTGAAGAAGGTAAATCTGGCCTTCGAAATGGCAGACAATGTGATGCTGTACCTCGATGACATCCAGCATTTAAGTGCTGAATTCCTTCAAAAGTTCATCTCCCTAGCCGATGGTCAACGTAAGATCGACGGTATCTTTGACGGCGAAAGTAAGACCTACGACCTGCGTGGAAAACGCTTTTGTATCGTCATGGCCGGTAATCCATACACCGAGAGCGGCGCTAAATTTCAGATCCCCGACATGTTGGCCAATCGGGCCGATGTATACAACTTGGGTGATGTGATAGGTGACACCGAGCACCTGTTCAACCTCAGTTTGGTCGAAAATGCAGCTATTGAGAATAGTTATCTCGCGAAAATTGCCGGCAAGTCTTTCCCTGATTTTTACGCGTTAATCAACTTTGTCGAAACTGCTGCCGAGCAGCTTCCAAACCTGGAAGGCAACTACCTTAAACAGGAGATTGACGATTTCATCGCTGTATTAAGGCATGTACTTACTATCCGAGACACGGTGGTCAAGGTGAACCAAAACTACATACGTAGTGCCGCCATGCAGGATAGCTACCGCACGGAACCGCCATTTAAGATGCAGGGGTCGTACAGGAACATGAGCAAGCTAGTTGCACAGGTGGTACCGATGATGAACAGTAAAGAAATTGAACAGGTGATATTGGCACACTATGAGAGTGAATCGCAAACCCTTACTGCCGATACAGAGAGTAACTTGCTTAAACTAAAGCAGCTTGCAGGCTTACAAACTCCAACTGAACAAACACGCTGGGCAGAAATCATCGAGATCTTCCGTAAGAACAATAAGCACGGCGGGCTTGGTAAAGACGAGAAGGTCTTTGCGCAGCTGCTGTCCTTCAACGAGAATCTCGAAGGGATTATAAAGGCTATTCAAAACAAAGATTAA